The genome window GACCGCGTCGAGGTCGGTGATGTCGTCGAGATACTCCGCCTGCGAGAGGTTCCGCGGGTAGCCGTCGAGGACGAAGCCGGAGGCGTTCGAGAGCGCCTCTTCGACGATCTCGTTGACCAGTCCGTCGGGGACGAGTTCGCCCGCGTCCATGTACTCGCGGGGCGTGCCGTACTCGGTCTCCATGTCCTTGTTCGCCCGGAGCGCGTCGCCGGTGGTCACGTGTTCGAGCGAGAACTCCTCGGCGAGTCGCTTGCTCTGGGTTCCTTTGCCTGCGCCGGGTGCACCGAGTAACAGCACCTTCTTGTCGCTCATACTCCCCCTATCGCCCTCCGGGGATAAAGAACTGAAGATAGCCGCCGATACCACCCCGACGAAAAGCGCGAATCGCCCGGGTTTTTGCCCGCCGCCGCCGTCGGCTCAGACATGACTCGATTCGACGCCGACGACCCGACGGAACGTCGAAAACTGTTCGCCGACGCCGTCTCCGCGCACCGCACCCGCGCCAGCGACTTCCTCACGATTCAGGTCGACGCCGCCGAGGAACCGGAACGCGACGACGTCGAGGACTCGACGCCGCCGTGGCTGCAGTTCTTCCAGCAGACCGTCAACGTCGACTGCACCGACGCCGAACTCGACCGACTGAAGGCGCTCGTCGGCGACTACCCCGAGTTCCGCATCGACGAACTCGAACAGCCCGAAGAAGCCGAGGGGACGAACGTCCGAATCACCGCCCGCGCGGACCCGAACCGACTGGCCGACTTCTTCGAGCGGACCGTCCGCGAGGTGTACGGCTACGGCGAGGGGTACCGGGCGTGGGTCGTCGCCGTCTGAGGGCCGCCGCCAGCGGTCCGCCGAACGCTTTCTTTCTGTACGCCCCTACTCGAATGCTGAAACATATACGACTTCCCTCCGTACTCCCGGCCATGAGTGAACCGAACTCGTCCAGTAACACGTCGCTGCTCGCCCACCCGGTCGTCCCCGTCGCCGGCGTCGACGACGCCGAGACGACGGCGCGGGCCGCGCTGCCTCGAATCGCGGCGGTCGGCGGGGAGATGCTCGCCCTCTACGTCGTCGAGAAGGCCGGCGGCGCGCCGGACAAGGCCTCCGTCGAACAGCGCGAAGAAGTCGCCGAAGAGGCGTTCTCGGTCGTCCGCGAACTGGCCGCCGAAGCGGGCGTCGACGTGACGACCCGCGTCGCGTACGGGACGGACGTCGCGGGGACGATTCTCGACGTCGCCGCCGACGAAGACGCGTCCGCCGTCGTGTTCACGCCGCGCGGCGGAAGCAAGTGGACGAAACTGCTCACCGGCGACGTCGCCTCCTCGCTCGTCGAGGACGCCGACCGACCCGTCGTCGTCCTTCCCGCCTCGAAGTAACGGACTCGGCCTGTCCGAGCGCCGACTACCGCGCCGATTCGCGGAATGCGCGTTCCAAATTACTTAAACGGATGCAGTCGTATCTCCCTGCTATGTCATACTCCGGAACAGCGCAGCATGCAGTCTCACCGTTCTGGTACGTCAATGGCTGACGAGGAACTCGCAAAAGACCTCGGACCGCTGGCCGCACTGACCATCGGCGTCGGTACGATGATCGGCGCGGGAATCTTCGTCCTCCCGGGGACGGCCATCCAGCAGGCCGGTTCGTTCGCCATCGTCTCGTTCGTCGTCGGCGGCGTGATAGCGCTGCTGACGGCGCTGTCCGCCTCGGAACTCGGAACCGCGATGCCGCGCTCCGGCGGCGCGTACTTCTACGTCAACCGGGCGCTGGGGCCGCTTTTCGGCTCCGTCGCCGGGTGGGCAAACTGGATGGGGCTGGCGTTCGCCTCGGCGTTCTACATGGTCGGATTCGGCGAGTACATCGTCGCCATCGTCCCGACTATCGACCTCGTCGTCTTCACGGTCGAACCGTCGGTGAAGGTCGTCGCCCTCGCGGGGGCGGCGCTGTTCGTCCTCGTCAACTACGTCGGCGCGAAGGAGACCGGGAAACTGCAGAACGTCATCGTCGTCTTGCTCGTCGCGATTCTCGCCGTGTTCACCGTCGTCGGGTCGTTCCGCGCCGACCCGGCGAACATCCCCGAGAGCCGGGGCTTCGGACCGATGATAACGACCACCGGCCTCATCTTCGTCTCCTATCTGGGGTTCGTCCAGATAACGTCGGTCGCCGAAGAGATCAAAGACCCCGACAAGAACCTCCCGCGGGCGGTCATCGGCAGCGTCGTCATCGTGACGCTCATCTACGC of Haloprofundus halophilus contains these proteins:
- a CDS encoding adenylate kinase, translated to MSDKKVLLLGAPGAGKGTQSKRLAEEFSLEHVTTGDALRANKDMETEYGTPREYMDAGELVPDGLVNEIVEEALSNASGFVLDGYPRNLSQAEYLDDITDLDAVVYLDVSEDELVRRLTGRRLDPETGDIYHTEFDMPEDEAVAERLVQREDDTEDVVRERLRVYDENTAEVIQYYRDSGELVEVDGEQTPDEVFGDVKSVVADA
- a CDS encoding universal stress protein encodes the protein MSEPNSSSNTSLLAHPVVPVAGVDDAETTARAALPRIAAVGGEMLALYVVEKAGGAPDKASVEQREEVAEEAFSVVRELAAEAGVDVTTRVAYGTDVAGTILDVAADEDASAVVFTPRGGSKWTKLLTGDVASSLVEDADRPVVVLPASK